DNA from Ovis canadensis isolate MfBH-ARS-UI-01 breed Bighorn chromosome 4, ARS-UI_OviCan_v2, whole genome shotgun sequence:
AGGAAACAACTGTGTTCCAAAACACCTAAATACGTGGGTCCAAAAaatgaaggtattttttttttaaactgccacATTCACTCCAAAGCCCATCCATCTCCTTCAGCATCCAAAGATTAAGCACGTGTTCTGCTTAGCTATGTAATAAAGTGGGAAACATGCTGCACCACTGATGTCACAGGACAGTTGCCTATAAAACTAGACTTCCGACGCTGGGCCCCAGCTTCACTTTCTCACAGGTCATCATCTCCTTCCGGGAGAGAAGCTGTCTGAGCAACCTCTAAATCGGCTCATACTGTGCTGCCAAGGCTGGGTCCATGACCACCTCTGGCGCAGCAAGAGCAGGCATGGCAACAAACTCCAGGTTAGGGTCTCCAATCAGTTTTCTAGCAAGCCAGAGGAAGGGCTTTTCAAAGTTGCAGCTACTTTTGGCAGAAATGTCATAGTACTGAAGATTCTTCTTTTGGTGGAAGACAGTTGACTTTGCCTTAACCTTTCTGTCCTTAATATCCACTTTGTTGCCCCACAACACAATCAGGATGTTCTCACACACTTGTACCAGATCTCTATGCCAGTTAGGCACATTCTTATAAGTAACTCTTGCTGTTACATCAAACATAATGGCACACTGAGCTTCT
Protein-coding regions in this window:
- the LOC138439693 gene encoding GTP-binding nuclear protein Ran-like is translated as MAAQGEPQVQFNFVLVGDGGTRKTTFMKRHLTGEFEKKYVATLNVEVHPLVFHTNRGLIKFNVWYTAGQEKFGGLRDGYYIEAQCAIMFDVTARVTYKNVPNWHRDLVQVCENILIVLWGNKVDIKDRKVKAKSTVFHQKKNLQYYDISAKSSCNFEKPFLWLARKLIGDPNLEFVAMPALAAPEVVMDPALAAQYEPI